From Candidatus Hoaglandella endobia, a single genomic window includes:
- the glyA gene encoding serine hydroxymethyltransferase, producing MLKRDMNIADYDGELWQAMEQEVVRQEEHIELIASENYTSPRVMQAQGSQLTNKYAEGYPGKRYYGGCQYVDVVEQLAIDRAKVLFDADYANVQPHSGSQANFAVYSTLLQPHDTIMGMKLAHGGHLTHGSPVNFSGQLYNIVPYGIDESGKINYDQLAELARIHVPKMIIGGFSAYSGVLDWARMRQIAESIGAYLVVDMAHVAGLIAAGIYPNPLTHAHVVTTTTHKTLAGPRGGLILAKNGSNELYQKLNSAVFPSAQGGPLMHVIAAKAVALKEATEPAFKSYQQQVTKNAKAMVEVFLSRGFKVVSGATENHLFLLDLVDKNLTGKEADTVLGRTNITVNKNSVPNDPKSPFVTSGLRIGTPAVTRRGFNEANVRELAGWMCDVLENTHDEAVINRTKNKVLEICAQYPVYS from the coding sequence ATGTTAAAGCGTGATATGAATATTGCAGATTATGATGGCGAATTGTGGCAAGCAATGGAACAGGAGGTGGTGCGTCAAGAAGAGCACATTGAACTTATAGCATCTGAAAACTATACTAGCCCGCGCGTTATGCAGGCTCAAGGCTCCCAGCTGACTAACAAGTACGCGGAAGGTTATCCAGGCAAGCGTTATTACGGCGGATGTCAATATGTAGATGTCGTGGAGCAATTGGCCATAGATCGCGCTAAGGTGCTTTTTGACGCTGATTATGCTAACGTGCAGCCACATTCTGGTTCGCAAGCTAACTTCGCCGTGTACAGTACCTTACTGCAGCCGCATGATACTATTATGGGTATGAAGTTGGCCCATGGCGGCCATTTAACGCACGGTTCCCCAGTAAACTTTTCCGGTCAACTATATAACATAGTGCCTTACGGTATTGACGAGAGCGGCAAAATTAATTACGATCAGTTAGCTGAATTGGCGCGTATCCATGTGCCTAAAATGATAATTGGCGGTTTTTCCGCCTACTCAGGCGTGCTAGATTGGGCTAGAATGCGCCAAATTGCTGAAAGCATTGGCGCCTACCTGGTTGTAGATATGGCACACGTAGCTGGGCTTATTGCTGCCGGTATTTATCCCAATCCGTTAACTCATGCTCACGTAGTGACTACTACCACTCACAAAACGCTAGCCGGTCCTCGCGGCGGCTTAATTTTAGCAAAAAACGGCAGCAACGAATTGTATCAAAAGCTTAATTCCGCTGTTTTTCCTAGTGCGCAGGGCGGTCCATTGATGCACGTAATCGCCGCCAAAGCGGTAGCGCTGAAAGAGGCAACTGAGCCAGCTTTTAAAAGCTATCAACAACAGGTGACTAAAAACGCTAAAGCTATGGTAGAGGTTTTTTTGTCACGCGGCTTTAAAGTTGTCTCTGGTGCCACTGAAAACCATCTATTTCTGCTAGATTTAGTGGATAAAAATTTGACCGGGAAAGAGGCAGATACAGTTTTGGGACGCACTAACATTACTGTCAATAAAAACAGCGTTCCAAACGACCCGAAAAGTCCATTTGTTACCTCTGGGTTGCGTATCGGTACGCCGGCCGTGACCCGCCGCGGCTTCAACGAGGCTAATGTACGCGAACTAGCTGGATGGATGTGTGATGTATTGGAAAATACTCACGATGAAGCGGTTATTAACCGCACTAAAAATAAAGTACTGGAAATTTGTGCCCAGTATCCTGTTTACTCATAA
- the xthA gene encoding exodeoxyribonuclease III, with the protein MKFVSFNINGLRAHLHQLEAIITTLQPDVIGLQETKVHDDMFPIEEIRRHVSHVHYHGQKSNYGVALLSKEKPLAIRRGFATDGADTQCRIIMADFFTPQGLLTVVNGYFPQGERRNHPMKFHAKQLFYQTLQDYVEQSHCHHDKSLLLIMGDMNISPTDLDIGIGEDNRKRWLRIGKCSFLPEERAWIERLFACGLVDTYRQDNPAKNDRYSWFDYRSRGFDENLGLRIDLMLASRQLAAYVQSTGINYAIRAMNKPSDHAPVWVDFAL; encoded by the coding sequence ATGAAATTTGTTTCATTTAATATCAATGGGCTACGCGCACATCTACACCAACTTGAGGCTATCATTACTACGCTGCAGCCAGACGTTATCGGTCTGCAAGAAACAAAAGTCCATGACGATATGTTTCCCATCGAAGAGATCAGGCGTCACGTTTCTCACGTCCACTATCATGGCCAGAAGAGTAATTATGGAGTCGCCTTACTTAGCAAGGAAAAACCCTTGGCTATCCGCCGCGGGTTCGCTACCGACGGTGCGGATACTCAATGCCGTATTATCATGGCTGATTTTTTTACGCCGCAAGGGTTATTAACCGTGGTAAATGGTTATTTTCCGCAAGGTGAAAGACGAAACCATCCAATGAAATTTCACGCCAAGCAGCTTTTTTATCAAACTCTTCAGGATTACGTTGAGCAAAGTCACTGTCACCACGATAAATCTTTGCTTCTTATTATGGGCGATATGAATATTAGCCCCACTGATCTTGATATCGGCATTGGCGAAGATAATCGCAAGCGCTGGCTACGTATAGGCAAATGTTCTTTTCTGCCTGAAGAACGGGCTTGGATAGAGCGTCTTTTTGCCTGTGGCCTGGTAGATACTTATCGCCAGGATAATCCTGCTAAGAATGATCGCTACTCTTGGTTTGATTATCGTTCGCGCGGTTTCGATGAAAATCTTGGGCTACGCATTGATCTTATGCTGGCCTCACGGCAGCTGGCAGCATATGTACAGTCTACCGGCATAAATTACGCTATCCGCGCCATGAACAAACCATCTGATCATGCGCCGGTGTGGGTTGATTTTGCGTTGTAA
- the suhB gene encoding inositol-1-monophosphatase — MHPMLNIAIRAARKAGNLIAKHYDIPIEASQKVNNDFVTHVDLEAGRLIIEVIRKYYPQHAILAENSGELAGKDNDPQWIIDPLNGTTNFINRFPYFAVSIAVCIKGHTKIAVVYDPMRNELFTATRTQSAQLNGYRLRCGGARDLTGTILATGFPLKQKQYTDNYIGLLSKLFIQCADFRNTGSAALDLAYVAAGRVDGCVEIGLSPWEVASGELLVREAGGLVTNFTGGHHNYLLSSNIVAGNPRVVKNILSTISNEQIK; from the coding sequence ATGCATCCAATGCTCAACATCGCCATTCGCGCTGCGCGAAAGGCAGGTAATTTAATTGCCAAACATTATGATATCCCTATTGAAGCCAGTCAGAAAGTCAACAACGACTTCGTTACTCACGTCGACCTGGAAGCAGGACGCTTAATAATTGAAGTTATCCGCAAGTATTATCCGCAGCACGCTATTTTAGCTGAAAATAGCGGAGAGCTGGCCGGTAAAGACAATGATCCACAATGGATTATTGACCCACTGAATGGCACCACCAATTTCATCAATCGTTTTCCTTATTTTGCTGTTTCTATTGCCGTGTGCATCAAAGGCCATACGAAGATCGCTGTAGTTTATGATCCAATGCGCAATGAGCTGTTTACTGCCACCCGAACTCAAAGCGCGCAGCTTAACGGTTATCGTCTGCGTTGCGGCGGCGCACGTGATTTAACTGGCACCATTCTGGCTACTGGCTTCCCATTGAAGCAAAAACAGTATACCGATAATTATATCGGCCTACTAAGCAAATTGTTCATTCAATGTGCGGATTTCCGTAACACCGGCTCTGCTGCATTGGATTTGGCCTATGTGGCCGCGGGCCGTGTAGACGGTTGTGTTGAAATAGGTCTCTCTCCTTGGGAGGTTGCTAGCGGGGAATTACTGGTGCGTGAAGCTGGTGGTCTAGTAACTAATTTTACTGGCGGCCATCATAATTACTTACTTTCCAGCAATATCGTAGCGGGAAACCCGCGCGTAGTAAAAAACATACTTTCGACGATAAGTAATGAACAAATAAAATAA
- the aspS gene encoding aspartate--tRNA ligase: MRTVYCGQLNLAHIGQEVTLCGWINRLRDLGGLIFIDMRDREGLVQVFFDPAHQETFARAAELRNEFCLQLTGIVRARPDSQINHNIATGAVEVLATQLNVINRSEPLPLDANQNNTEEQRLKFRYLDLRRPIMSYRLQTRARIANFIRRFMNSEGFLDIETPMLTKTTPEGARDYLVPSRLHKGKFYALPQSPQLFKQLLMMSGFDRYYQIVKCFRDEDLRADRQPEFTQIDVEMSFMTAEQVLEIMEQLIRYLWREIIGVDLGNFLKITYTEAMCRFGSDKPDLRNPLELVDVTDLVKDVDCKIFSVPANNAKGRVASLLVPGGAQLSRKQIDEYAKYIEIFGAKGLAWMKVNRRLAGVDGVQSPVAKFMGRQVIESLLSRTGAADGDILFFSADCAGVVADALGALRLKVGLDLKITDTRRWAPLWIIDFPMFEEDEHGRLAARHHPFTAPKDIDAQTLIDNPAAAIANAYDMVINGYEVGGGSVRIHRRDMQQTVFSLLGMSTNEQQEKFGFLLDALKYGTPTHAGMALGLDRLVMLLTGTDNIRDVIAFPKTTAAADLMTKAPSFCNLDVLADLSIALVG, translated from the coding sequence ATGCGTACTGTATATTGTGGACAGCTAAATTTAGCACATATTGGCCAGGAAGTGACATTATGCGGTTGGATTAACCGTCTTCGCGACCTTGGGGGTCTAATTTTTATAGACATGCGTGACCGAGAAGGTCTGGTTCAGGTATTCTTCGACCCAGCTCATCAGGAGACTTTCGCCCGCGCTGCCGAATTACGCAACGAATTTTGTTTACAATTAACCGGTATTGTGCGTGCCAGGCCTGATAGTCAGATTAATCACAATATAGCGACTGGTGCTGTTGAGGTGCTAGCCACACAACTGAATGTTATCAATCGCTCGGAACCATTGCCCCTAGACGCTAATCAAAACAACACCGAAGAACAGCGTCTCAAGTTTCGCTATCTCGATTTGCGCCGGCCGATTATGTCCTACCGTCTGCAGACACGGGCGCGCATTGCTAACTTCATACGCCGCTTTATGAACTCGGAAGGTTTTCTAGACATCGAGACGCCGATGTTGACTAAGACGACTCCAGAAGGCGCGCGTGATTATCTGGTGCCCAGCCGCTTACACAAAGGTAAATTTTATGCTTTGCCGCAATCGCCACAGCTATTCAAGCAACTATTGATGATGTCAGGCTTTGATCGCTACTATCAGATTGTAAAATGCTTCCGTGACGAAGATCTGCGCGCTGATCGTCAACCAGAATTTACACAAATAGACGTCGAAATGTCTTTTATGACCGCTGAACAAGTGCTCGAGATAATGGAACAACTAATACGTTATCTTTGGCGCGAAATCATCGGCGTCGATCTGGGAAATTTTTTGAAAATAACTTATACCGAGGCAATGTGCCGCTTTGGCTCCGACAAGCCAGATTTACGTAACCCTTTGGAACTGGTAGATGTGACAGATTTGGTCAAGGATGTCGATTGCAAGATTTTTTCGGTCCCTGCCAACAACGCAAAAGGTCGGGTTGCGTCCCTGCTCGTGCCAGGCGGCGCTCAATTAAGCCGTAAGCAGATTGACGAATACGCCAAATATATCGAAATCTTCGGTGCAAAAGGTCTGGCGTGGATGAAGGTAAATCGGCGCCTAGCCGGAGTAGACGGGGTACAAAGTCCAGTGGCGAAATTCATGGGGAGGCAAGTAATTGAAAGCCTCTTATCGCGCACCGGAGCCGCCGACGGCGATATCCTTTTTTTTAGCGCAGATTGTGCTGGTGTAGTAGCTGATGCGCTAGGCGCGTTGCGCCTCAAGGTGGGCTTAGACCTTAAAATTACAGACACTAGGCGTTGGGCACCTCTATGGATTATCGACTTTCCAATGTTCGAAGAGGACGAACACGGCAGACTGGCCGCGAGACATCATCCCTTCACTGCGCCGAAAGATATCGACGCGCAGACATTAATAGATAATCCCGCGGCAGCGATTGCAAATGCTTACGATATGGTGATTAACGGATATGAAGTGGGCGGCGGTTCGGTGCGTATTCACCGTCGCGATATGCAGCAAACCGTTTTTAGTCTTCTAGGTATGAGTACTAATGAACAGCAAGAAAAATTTGGTTTTTTACTTGATGCCTTAAAATACGGCACTCCGACTCACGCTGGTATGGCGTTAGGTCTTGACCGACTGGTGATGCTGTTAACCGGTACCGATAATATTCGCGATGTCATCGCTTTCCCAAAAACTACCGCAGCAGCAGATCTAATGACCAAAGCTCCAAGTTTTTGCAACTTAGACGTGCTGGCTGATTTGTCGATTGCATTGGTTGGGTAG
- a CDS encoding YebC/PmpR family DNA-binding transcriptional regulator, whose protein sequence is MAGHSKWANTKHRKAAQDAKRGKMFTKIIRELMTAARQSSGGSNPRLRAAMDKALSNNMTRDTINRAIARGVGGENDAQMETIIYEGYGPGGTAVMVECLSDNRNRTVSSVRYAFTKTGGNLGNVGSVSYLFTKCGVISFAPGLSEDTVMNPALEAGANDIIAYDDGTIDVYTPLEDFVKVKEALEAADLTPESAEVAMVPATRTDLDAETAPKLLLLIDMLEDCDDVQEVYHNGYISTEVAETL, encoded by the coding sequence ATGGCAGGTCATAGTAAGTGGGCCAATACTAAACATCGTAAAGCCGCGCAAGACGCCAAACGCGGGAAGATGTTTACCAAGATCATACGTGAATTGATGACAGCCGCTAGGCAAAGCAGCGGTGGCTCCAACCCGCGTCTGCGGGCAGCGATGGATAAAGCATTATCGAACAATATGACTCGGGATACGATAAATCGTGCTATTGCCCGCGGCGTAGGCGGGGAGAATGATGCGCAGATGGAAACTATTATTTATGAAGGTTACGGCCCAGGAGGAACCGCGGTAATGGTAGAATGCCTGAGCGATAACCGTAACCGTACCGTGTCGTCAGTGCGCTACGCCTTTACCAAAACTGGAGGCAATTTAGGCAATGTAGGCTCCGTTTCCTATTTATTCACTAAATGTGGCGTTATTTCCTTTGCGCCGGGGCTGAGCGAAGATACGGTAATGAATCCGGCGCTAGAAGCCGGAGCGAATGATATCATTGCCTATGATGACGGTACCATAGATGTCTACACGCCGCTGGAAGATTTTGTTAAGGTAAAAGAAGCGCTGGAAGCTGCAGACCTGACGCCGGAATCAGCTGAGGTAGCTATGGTTCCTGCTACACGTACTGATTTAGATGCCGAAACCGCGCCTAAACTATTGCTGCTTATCGATATGTTGGAAGATTGTGACGACGTACAAGAAGTTTACCATAACGGCTACATTTCCACCGAGGTGGCGGAGACTTTGTAA
- the ruvB gene encoding Holliday junction branch migration DNA helicase RuvB, with amino-acid sequence MIETDRLMSAALVTEEEVIYRTIRPKKLEDYIGQPHVSKQMDIFIQAAKMRGDALDHLLISGPPGLGKTTLANIVANEMGVNLRTTSGPVLEKAGDLAAMLTNLEAHDVLFIDEIHRLSPVVEEVLYPAMEDYQLDIMIGEGPAGRSIKIDLPPFTLVGATTRAGSLTPPLRDRFGIVQRLEFYQMGDLQHIVSHSAACLALHITEGGAREIARRARGTPRIANRLLRRVRDFAEVRAAGYITDEVAVSALNMLNVDTEGFDFMDRKLLLAIIDKFLGGPVGLDNLAATIGEERETIEDVLEPFLIQQGFIQRTPRGRIATAHAYRYFGLEGHRDDQD; translated from the coding sequence ATGATTGAAACCGATCGACTGATGTCCGCTGCGTTAGTAACTGAAGAAGAAGTTATCTACCGCACCATCCGGCCTAAAAAATTGGAAGACTATATCGGCCAGCCACACGTGAGCAAACAAATGGACATTTTCATCCAGGCGGCCAAAATGCGTGGCGATGCGCTTGATCACTTATTAATCTCAGGACCTCCTGGCCTGGGAAAAACTACGTTAGCAAATATTGTTGCTAACGAGATGGGAGTCAATCTGCGCACTACCTCGGGTCCAGTATTAGAAAAAGCCGGAGATTTGGCTGCTATGTTGACTAATCTAGAGGCTCACGATGTGTTATTTATCGATGAGATTCACCGCCTGTCACCGGTGGTAGAAGAGGTGCTATATCCCGCAATGGAAGATTACCAGCTGGATATCATGATAGGTGAAGGTCCAGCCGGTCGTTCTATTAAAATTGATCTTCCGCCATTTACTTTAGTAGGGGCTACGACTCGCGCCGGATCGCTGACTCCGCCATTACGTGATCGTTTTGGTATTGTTCAGCGTCTAGAGTTTTATCAGATGGGAGATTTGCAGCATATCGTTAGCCACAGCGCCGCCTGCCTGGCTTTGCACATTACCGAGGGAGGCGCTCGCGAAATCGCCCGCAGAGCTCGCGGCACGCCGCGCATCGCCAACCGTCTGCTGCGTCGAGTTCGAGACTTCGCTGAAGTGCGTGCCGCTGGCTACATTACCGATGAAGTTGCAGTAAGCGCATTGAACATGCTTAATGTTGATACTGAAGGGTTCGATTTTATGGATCGAAAATTGTTATTAGCTATTATCGATAAATTTCTCGGTGGTCCGGTTGGCTTGGATAATCTAGCGGCGACAATAGGTGAAGAACGCGAAACTATAGAGGATGTGCTGGAGCCATTTCTGATTCAGCAAGGGTTTATTCAGCGAACACCACGTGGGCGGATCGCTACCGCCCATGCCTATCGTTATTTTGGTCTGGAAGGACATCGCGATGATCAGGACTAA
- the ruvA gene encoding Holliday junction branch migration protein RuvA: MIGRLRGIILDKQPLLVLLETNGIGYEVHMPMTCFYALPEIGQETVIFTHFIVRQDAQLLFGFINKQERMLFRELIKVNGVGPKLALAILSGMSAQQFMLAVERQEIHNLVKLPSVGKKTAERLVVEMKDRFKGLSGNLFVPLGIGEIAPSANEQSNLLADPELEAVAALVALGYKSQEASRMVSKVAYTGADCEVLIRAALRAAL; encoded by the coding sequence GTGATCGGACGTCTCAGAGGCATTATTTTGGACAAGCAGCCACTGCTAGTACTGCTGGAAACCAATGGCATAGGTTATGAAGTGCATATGCCGATGACCTGTTTCTACGCTCTACCAGAAATAGGTCAGGAGACGGTAATTTTCACTCATTTCATAGTACGTCAAGATGCCCAATTGCTGTTTGGTTTTATTAATAAACAAGAGCGGATGCTGTTTCGCGAGCTTATCAAAGTCAACGGCGTCGGGCCGAAACTGGCGCTGGCAATATTGTCTGGTATGTCGGCACAGCAGTTTATGCTCGCAGTAGAGCGTCAAGAAATCCATAATCTAGTAAAATTGCCCAGCGTAGGCAAAAAGACAGCGGAACGATTGGTGGTAGAAATGAAGGATAGATTCAAAGGACTGTCAGGAAATCTGTTCGTACCGCTGGGCATAGGAGAAATAGCACCCTCCGCCAACGAGCAAAGTAATCTACTGGCAGATCCTGAACTTGAAGCAGTTGCAGCACTTGTGGCACTAGGTTATAAATCTCAGGAGGCAAGCCGGATGGTGAGCAAAGTTGCGTACACCGGCGCTGATTGTGAAGTACTTATCCGCGCTGCACTACGCGCAGCGCTTTGA
- the sppA gene encoding signal peptide peptidase SppA: MHILWRIVFSPFKWGWHLLNFIHKFILNVFLLIIIIAAVGIGLKIYYLPIKLTKGALVMDLTGTVVDKPAMNNRLRQWGHELLGTSRDRLQENSMFDVVDKLRQAKNDANITGLVLSLKNFSGADQASLQYIGKALSEFRASGKPSYAVGDSYSQAQYFLASYTNKIYLTPQGAVDLHGIATNNFYYKSLFDKLKINSHIFRVGTYKSAVEPFLRNNMSDAAREADSRWVGKLWQHYLQTVATNRHITPQQLFPGSQEMLSRLYEVDGNPAQFAFNNKWVDEVASRSAIETAMVKAFGWNKRQKDFNGTSMYDYHPTKKTMTQQQDEQIAVIFANGAIVDDPETSGLVGGNTISDQIRDARLDPAIKAIVFRINSPGGSISASEVIRSELAAARTAGKPVVVSMGGMAASGGYWISTPANYIIASDSTLTGSIGIFGVIHTVEGSLDSIGVHTDGVATSPLASMSLTKTLPAELLQMMQLNVENGYHNFLALVAQARHKTPEEIDKIGQGHVWIGSDAAQNGLVDALGDFDDAVSKAAELAQLKQYTLHWYLAKPGLMDFLLSQTRALMYTLLSTVSQTWLPAPVSQMADHLKIGAGIGLNWNEPQNRYAFCLSREQMH; encoded by the coding sequence ATGCACATATTGTGGCGAATTGTTTTTAGCCCATTTAAATGGGGTTGGCATTTACTTAATTTCATCCACAAATTTATCCTCAATGTATTTTTATTAATCATTATTATCGCTGCAGTCGGGATCGGTCTAAAGATTTATTATTTGCCGATAAAACTTACTAAAGGCGCTTTGGTAATGGATTTAACTGGCACTGTGGTAGATAAGCCAGCAATGAATAATAGATTGCGACAGTGGGGTCATGAATTACTTGGTACTTCTAGAGACAGACTGCAGGAGAATTCAATGTTCGACGTGGTCGATAAGTTGCGACAGGCAAAAAACGACGCCAATATCACTGGCTTGGTGCTGTCGCTGAAGAATTTTTCCGGCGCTGATCAGGCCTCGTTGCAATATATTGGTAAGGCACTAAGTGAATTTCGTGCCAGCGGTAAACCTAGCTATGCGGTAGGCGACAGTTATAGCCAGGCACAATATTTTCTGGCTAGCTATACCAATAAAATATATCTGACTCCACAGGGAGCCGTAGATTTACATGGTATTGCAACCAATAATTTTTATTATAAGTCTTTATTTGATAAATTGAAAATTAATAGCCATATTTTCCGTGTTGGTACTTATAAATCTGCGGTCGAACCTTTTTTGCGTAATAACATGTCTGATGCTGCGCGCGAAGCTGACAGTCGTTGGGTAGGTAAGCTGTGGCAGCATTATTTGCAAACCGTTGCGACCAATCGCCATATCACTCCGCAGCAGTTATTTCCTGGGTCACAGGAGATGTTGTCCAGGTTATACGAAGTGGATGGTAATCCGGCTCAATTCGCATTTAATAATAAATGGGTTGATGAAGTAGCTTCCCGTTCTGCCATCGAGACAGCGATGGTCAAAGCGTTCGGCTGGAATAAGCGCCAAAAAGACTTCAATGGCACTAGTATGTATGACTATCATCCGACAAAGAAAACAATGACGCAGCAACAGGACGAACAGATTGCGGTGATTTTCGCAAACGGCGCTATTGTCGATGATCCGGAAACCTCAGGATTGGTTGGCGGTAATACCATCTCCGATCAGATTCGCGATGCCCGACTTGATCCTGCAATCAAAGCCATCGTCTTCCGTATTAACAGCCCCGGTGGAAGCATTAGCGCCTCTGAAGTCATACGTTCTGAACTTGCTGCCGCGCGCACCGCAGGCAAACCAGTTGTGGTATCGATGGGTGGTATGGCGGCATCAGGCGGCTATTGGATTTCTACCCCAGCTAACTACATAATCGCTAGTGACAGTACCCTGACTGGCTCAATTGGTATTTTCGGTGTGATTCATACCGTGGAAGGCTCTCTCGATAGCATCGGTGTCCATACTGATGGCGTCGCTACGTCGCCGTTGGCTTCTATGTCACTAACAAAGACGTTACCTGCAGAATTATTGCAAATGATGCAGCTTAATGTAGAAAATGGCTATCATAACTTTCTTGCCTTAGTAGCGCAAGCACGCCATAAGACCCCAGAAGAAATTGATAAAATTGGCCAAGGACACGTCTGGATCGGCAGCGATGCCGCACAGAATGGGTTGGTAGATGCTTTGGGTGATTTCGATGATGCGGTGAGCAAAGCTGCTGAACTGGCGCAGTTAAAGCAGTATACCTTACACTGGTATCTTGCTAAACCAGGCCTGATGGATTTCTTGCTTTCCCAAACCAGAGCCTTGATGTATACCTTGCTGTCTACCGTCAGCCAGACCTGGCTACCTGCGCCGGTTAGCCAGATGGCAGACCACCTAAAAATAGGTGCTGGAATCGGCTTAAACTGGAACGAACCGCAAAATCGCTACGCCTTTTGTCTTTCCCGCGAGCAAATGCACTAA
- the gap gene encoding type I glyceraldehyde-3-phosphate dehydrogenase — protein sequence MNNMTIKVGINGFGRIGRVILRAAQEYNHIEIVAINDLLNADYMAYMLKYDSTHGRFNGNVDVKNGHLVVNGKAIYCTSENDPARLKWNDVDVVAEATGVFLTDETARKHITAGARKVVITAPSKDHTPMFVMGVNHKSYRGQEIVSNASCTTNCLAPLAKIINDNFSIVEALMTTVHATTATQKTVDGPSQKDWRGGRGASQNIIPSSTAAATAVGKVIPELNGKLTGMSFRVPTPNVSVVDLTARLGKAASYADICTAIKQAAEGELKDIMGYTDEDVVSTDFNGEKLISVFDAKASIALNENFVKLVAWYDNETGYSNKVLDLISYIANK from the coding sequence GTGAATAATATGACGATTAAAGTAGGTATCAACGGTTTTGGTAGAATTGGACGTGTTATTTTACGTGCTGCACAAGAATATAACCACATCGAGATCGTAGCCATCAATGACCTGTTAAATGCTGATTACATGGCTTACATGTTGAAGTACGATTCAACTCATGGTCGCTTCAACGGCAACGTTGACGTCAAGAACGGTCATCTAGTGGTGAACGGTAAAGCTATCTACTGTACTTCTGAAAATGATCCAGCTCGACTAAAGTGGAACGATGTAGATGTGGTCGCTGAAGCGACAGGGGTTTTCCTAACAGATGAAACTGCACGTAAGCACATTACAGCTGGAGCCAGAAAAGTCGTTATTACTGCCCCATCAAAAGACCATACCCCCATGTTTGTTATGGGTGTTAACCACAAGTCCTACCGCGGCCAGGAGATTGTATCTAACGCCTCTTGCACTACCAACTGTCTGGCCCCGCTCGCAAAAATTATCAACGATAATTTCAGTATTGTTGAAGCGCTGATGACGACCGTGCACGCTACTACTGCCACTCAGAAAACTGTCGATGGTCCGTCCCAAAAAGACTGGCGTGGCGGCCGTGGCGCATCTCAAAATATTATCCCATCCTCTACCGCCGCAGCTACAGCAGTTGGTAAGGTTATCCCTGAACTGAATGGCAAACTGACTGGTATGTCTTTTCGAGTACCGACCCCGAACGTTTCAGTAGTTGATCTGACTGCTCGTTTGGGAAAAGCCGCTTCTTATGCCGATATCTGCACAGCCATCAAGCAAGCTGCTGAAGGCGAGCTGAAAGACATAATGGGCTATACCGACGAAGACGTGGTTTCTACGGATTTCAACGGTGAGAAACTGATCTCTGTTTTCGATGCGAAGGCGAGTATTGCCCTGAACGAAAACTTTGTTAAGTTAGTAGCATGGTACGATAACGAAACTGGCTATTCTAATAAAGTTTTGGATCTGATCTCTTACATTGCAAACAAATAA